The following proteins are encoded in a genomic region of Acidobacteriota bacterium:
- a CDS encoding FxsA family protein: MWYLIAVFLLISLAEAGVTISLYRNTGLYPSFGIILTSLVAGCFIEVLYNQKHKNPFFEKLPRKIDSYEYFFIVARQKVYLLSIGLLFFPGILTDILGMALLLKSVQTRVVKHIAEGNWEEFQQLPQSTKLKFFRKSKRR; encoded by the coding sequence ATGTGGTATCTGATTGCTGTGTTCTTATTGATTTCCCTGGCTGAAGCAGGTGTCACGATTAGCCTTTATCGAAACACTGGCCTGTACCCGTCATTCGGAATCATTCTCACGTCGCTGGTGGCCGGGTGTTTCATCGAAGTGCTGTATAATCAGAAACACAAAAATCCATTTTTTGAAAAACTTCCACGAAAGATAGACTCATATGAGTATTTTTTTATTGTTGCCCGTCAGAAAGTTTACCTGCTCTCAATTGGCTTACTCTTTTTCCCTGGAATTCTCACTGATATTTTGGGAATGGCTTTGTTGTTGAAGTCAGTTCAAACGCGGGTTGTCAAACATATAGCTGAAGGAAACTGGGAAGAGTTTCAACAATTGCCCCAGTCAACAAAGTTGAAGTTTTTCAGAAAGTCAAAGAGGCGCTAA